A segment of the uncultured Umboniibacter sp. genome:
AAGTAGATAGAAGGCAAAGGTTATTAGCGCAACGGAATATAAAAGCGTCGCGGCAAAGGCGAATATTACGCTAATGAAGAATATGCCGCTCATTACCAGTAATATTGAGAACGCGCGCAACGATGTTTCAAGCGTTTGCCAGAACTGAAGCAGTAGCACGCCAATCACCAATGTTAGCAACGATACGACAAAGCTCATCGTAATCATGAAGACGATGTAACTTCCCAATATTAATTCCATCACCGTGGAGGCAGTCTCAGGGTCAAGCAATGCAACGCCGACATTCAGGCAAGCTGAACTATAAAGAAGAATCAAACATCCAATTTGAATATTGATTATCCATTCAAGTCCCTTCCCATTGATAAGGTCTTTACAAAGTGATCGGAGGGCTATGAACACATATACCTCAAGCGCCCCAGTAATGATAAAAAGTAAGTCACTCACAGAAAGAGTCATCAAGTCCTTCATGATTTCGTGCTCAATATCCCCATCAAGCATCGAAAATGGAATGGCGAGCCATACAATTGGAAAGAGCACCGCGAGCAGTATCGCGGAGATACCTGCAGTTATAGAGTAAGCTGAATCGCTCATAAGTAAGTTCCTTTCAAATTTAACTATCAGTGTTAGGTTGGTACGTGAGTAGATCACCTGGCTGACAATCTAGCGCTTCACATATAGCCCCTAGCGTACTGAAACGTATCGCCTTTACTTTACCGTTCTTTAATAGCGATAAATTAGTTACCGATACGTCCACACGCTGAGAAAGCTCAGTAAGTGTCATTTTCCTTTTGACCAAAAGAAGGTCGAGTGAGATTACAATATCCATGCTCGTAGAATACATTAATATTTCTGATTATCAATAATAATTTTATGTTTAACGTAAAACATTAAACGTAAAACATTATTTTTCATCTCACTAAGAATGATTAATCGGGAGGGCAATTGCGATTGCCAGAGTTACAGTTTCATCCGTTTAGCCGCGATAGCATAGGTTAAGCTTGCAGCGCATTCAGATTAAGAGAGGTTGCTCGGACGCACACTGAAGCCTTACAGATAGCCTTGGTCGAAGTACCGATCTCATTTTTCAGAGGGTTTGTCCGTTTTCTAAGTTAAAAGTTCTAGGAGGGAGGACAACACGACGGCTGCTTGAATTGTTGTTCCTCTTGCGCCTACCTAACGCGGACAACCAGCTGCCCTACTTAGTATTAGTGTTTCGGACGAAATTGAATTAAGCGCGGATTGATCTTGCTCCGAAGTATGGAAAGACTAAATGAGGGGCAAAGCTGGGGCCACGCCACATGATCTCGATGGCGAATACCGGATGATGTGTTTCCCGCATTATTTTCGATCAGCCATTACTATTGGTCTGCTAGATCTAATGAAGTATCTAGAACGGATAGACCTCTAAGCCGTGGATTGCATGACGGACATCGTTGGTGAGCTGAACGGTTAGTCCTGTCACGCGTCGGTTCATGTCATGGATAGCGATGGTAGAAGGTGAGCTGCCAGCAGCAATGATACCGGGTGCGACCACGCATAAACCTCTGCCAAATCCCGGGCGAGCAAGTTTCGATTCGTCCAGATTCATCCCAGTTAGCTCGGAAACGGGATATTGGGGCAC
Coding sequences within it:
- a CDS encoding helix-turn-helix transcriptional regulator produces the protein MDIVISLDLLLVKRKMTLTELSQRVDVSVTNLSLLKNGKVKAIRFSTLGAICEALDCQPGDLLTYQPNTDS